One Bacillus alveayuensis genomic window, ATCCAAGCAAGAAATTTTCGAACGTGTGAACGCTGAAATGCCATTAGAACCGATCCCGTCCAATTATTTTGGAGAAGTAGCCTCTCGTTATCGCTATCGCGGCACAAATGAGGAAATAGGCATTATTTCTTCCGTAACGGACTCTTTTTGTTCCACGTGCACAAGAGCTCGCCTCTCAGCGGACGGCAATCTTTACACCTGTTTATTTGCCTCGCAAGGGACAGATTTGCGGGCACAGCTCCGAAGCGGGGCAAAGGATGAAGAAATTAAGAATCTCATTCAAGATGTTTGGAACCGTCGAGCTGATCGTTACTCTGAAGAAAGATTTAACAATACAACGATGCCGAACAAAAAGAAGATAGAGATGTACTATATTGGAGGATAAAACAGAGCGGGGGAGAAAAGAACATATATTTCAGTTATTCGCTATGATAAACAACGAAATTGTCGGTCGACTGAAGGGACAAAAGAACGTATTTTTTCAACTAATGAAAGGCGCAGGATCATTTCAAAATATACAGGTGGTGATTGCATGTTATATATCCCGAATTCTTCCCCTATTCCATTTGAAGAAGCACAACGTCTTATTCTCTCTGCGATACGTCCCCTTCCGGTTATTACCATACCTCTGTCTAAAGCTCTTGGGTACTATCTAGCGGAAACGGTAAGGGCAGATCACGATGTCCCTATTTTTGACCGTTCCACTGTAGACGGTTACGCTCTGCGTGCGGAGGATGTGATCAATGCCAGCGCTTCTAACCCGGTAAAGCTGAAGGTTTTGGAAGATATTCCCACCGGGCATTTACCTCAACAAAAGATTACCCAAGGTACGGCCAGCCGAATTATGAGGGGAGCACCTATCCCCGAAGGTGCAAACGCAGTCGTTATGGTAGAGAAAACTGAGAATGCAGCGGAAGATAGCGAAAGCGTTTTGGTTTATCAATCGGTTAAAATTGGCGACGCTATTGCCAAAAAGGGTCAAGATGTTGAAGAAGAGAGGGATGTCCTCACAAAGGGGACGCTTTTAGGGCCAATTGAACTTGGGCTGCTTCGTTACATTCGGGATTGCATCTGTTCCGGTTTATGCGAAGCCTAAGGTTGTTATTCTTTCAACGGGAAGTGAATTATTGAACGTTGATGAGCCGATCGTCCTTGGAAAGCTCCGTGACAGTAACGGCGTAATGCTGGCCGGTCAAGTGAGTCAAGTAGGAGGCGAACCACAGTTTATTTCGGTATTGCCTAGGACAAAGTAGAAAAGCTGAAAAAAAGATGCTAGAGATTCTTCAGCAGGTGCACATTTTAGTTACAAGCGGTGGCGTGTCCATAGGCGAATATGACTACCTTGGAAAGGTATTTGAAAAAATTATTGCGAAAGTGATATTCTGGAAAACATTAGCTCGCCCTGGAATTCCAGTTTTGTGCGGAGTATGGCAGGATAAGTCGATTTTTGCTTTGTCAGGAAATCCCACTTCGTAATATGTCAATGCCCATCTTTATTTGCTGCCTGCCATACGCTATATGAGCGGTTCTAAAGATCCGCTGCCGAAACGGGTAATGGTGGTATGTGACGAGGCAATTGAAGGGAAGCAAATGCCTCACACCCGGTTTTTACGAGGATTAACGTACGTTTCTCAAACCGGTGAACTAAGAGTGAAAATATCAAAGAAACAAGCTTCTAATGTTCTGTCCAGCTTTCTAGAAAGCAATTGTCTCGTTAAAGTACCTGGGGAAAAAGATTTAATGCAGGTGAGAAAGTGGTAGTGTATTTGCTGGGAGCGGTTGAGGAATTGAGACAGTGACAATGAGTCTGGGGGAGAGATGGTTTGAAAAAGGTTGGGGCAATTATTTTAGCAGCAGGAATGTCAAAACGGATGGGAAAACCAAAGCTGTTATTATCTCTAGGTGGGAAGCCATTATTTCGCTACTCTGTGAACACCGTTGCCGCAGTTGGCTTAAAACCAATTGTTTTGGTCGGAGGCAAACATATTGAAGAGCTGCGCAAACACACATCTGATTTAACAGAAATAGAAATCATTGAGAATCGGGAATATGAATCCGGCATGGCTTCCTCTCTTAAAGCAGGGATTCAGGCTTTAAAGGGACGAACGGATGCAGTCTTCGTATTTTTGGCAGACCAGCCCTTTGTACCTCCAATAGTTATAACGAAATTATTAGAATCATATGATCAATATCGAAAAGAAGGTGTCCGCATTTTCCGCCCTAAGTATAATAATGTACTTGGACACCCTGTATTGTTTGATGCTGAATTATTTGATGAATTTGAGCAAATTCAAGGTGATGAGGGAGGAAAATCAATTCTCCAAAAACATCATTCCAGCTTAATGGCTGTACCGTTTGAAAATTCAGAATGGGGATTCGATATTGACACCACAGAGGATCTGCTCAAACTAAAAAGAAGGACAGCTTTTGTGACACAATGTAGGACTCCATCCGAATAATAAAATGTCTTTTATGTTATTTAACTGTTAATCAAAACGTGACTCAAATAAAGCTCTTTTTAGTTGTTAATTTGGCAAATGAATGGTTGCTTTCGCAGTAAATAGAATAAATGAAGGGAGAGAAAGAAATGGAAAGAAGAAGCAATAGTGTTTATTCAACAATTTGGTGCAATTATACAAGATGTAACCTTTACAAAAAAGTCCTATTCTGCTTTAACCCTGTCAAGTAGATAATGAAAAAAGATTTTATTAAGCTGCGGTTTTTTCACGGTATTCAATCGGAGAAAGGCCGTAGAATTTTTCTTGGAATCGATCTTAATCCTCCTATATGCTTGATCGATTGTTTTAGGACGCACTAAATTCAATTAGTGAGAAGAAACTCTCCAATACAGGCATTATCAAGGCAGTTTCCTGCTCCGGGAATGGCTTCCTTGAATATTTAGCTCCTTTACTTGTTTATCATACTCCTTAGTTGGGGCGATGTACGAAATTACGTCAAAAGGATTGATGAAGTGATTTACACCCCGCATTTATTTGAACAGATTTTTATATTATGGATGATGAGTGGTTTGTCGACCTCTAGTTCTACTCATCATTTTACAAATTTATTGTTTCTTTAACTTAAAAATTTCTAATTCCGTTTCAGTTATTTTATGTGTATTAAACTGAAGTCTATCTTTTATTTCAGAAAGTTGGGTTTGAACTTCAGTGTGATACTCAGATAACTTCCCGGTTTGTTCATAGATGATTTGCTGTTTTTCTTCAATTCGTGAAGTTGTTTCCTTTAGCTCTTGAATAATATTTTCCAAGTTACTTAGACGTTGATTGGCTTTTTGCTGCCCATTTTCCAAAATGCTTAAACGTTGATTGGCTTCTTGCTGCCCATTTTCCAAAATGCTTAAACGTTCATTGGCTTTTTGTTGTTCATCCTTGATCCCTCTTAACTCTATTAAAATTTGTTCAAGTATTTTTTCATTCACAAAGATCACCCTTTCGATCAATTTAGTATACTCGAAAGTAGTTCATATCAATATTCATTATAGAATATGTCTGAAATATACTCAATTGAATTAACTAATATAAGTAACAAGAAGCGTTCGGAAAATCAGACTTTGGAGAATACATAGTTGGCGGATATATATCGAGTTCATTCAATCCTTTACGTCCGTCTCCTGGTATCTGTATTTAAGTAATGAGAAAATTCGCAGCGAATAATAAAATGACCTAGGAAACCTATTTTTAAGGGTGCTGCAAATTCTAGAACATTTATGATAGAATAATAGAAAATGACTTCTGTTCGGTGCCTAGCACACACCAAAGGATCTTGTAGATTGTTAGAAGAATAGGGAAAGAGGACCAATGATATCACCAAAAATCTCTTGGCTTTCTTTCTATTTTTATTTCCGAAAGATGAAAAAGCGATAAAAAAGCTAACTAAAAATGATAAAGTATTCGGAAGACTTTGTAACCCATTAGAAGCAAGAGACGCGAAATTTGGTGATTTAGCAGGAATTTACGGCTATGACATTTACCATCAGGGAATAAACTGAACGCGAGAAAATTTCTATAATCAACTTAAAGGGGATATGAAAGCAAATAAAATTAAACCTCCCAAACAAAGAAAATAACATAAAGACGAAAACAAATCTTTCAACGATAATGATTACGATTCTCAACTACCTGCCGCTTCCTCACGAAACTGACCGTTTACGTACTGTGTTTTACATCCAAGATTCTTCTTGTGGAGTTCACATCGAATAAATCTTAATTTTACAATACTAGTGCTAGTCATGTATAATATATAAAGAGAATCCGTATAATCAAAAGTAATACCGAAGATGCTGCAACATCTTCGGCCATGCAATAGACGGTTCCCTGCAAGGGGGATCGGCACAACAGGAAGGAAATAATCCACCCAACGTCCGTCAACTCAAGGGTGGATTATTTCTTTTGATTGTAAGACAGTATTGAAACGATTAAGCTTGTAAATGCTATTGCAAACATTAACGCTTCAAATACCGTCATCGGCATCACCCCTTCTCTAAGGGGTATAATGCCGTCCACCCTTGAGTTTCCCGCACTATTGCTTTTATATTATATCATAGATTATGGAATAAAATTTAACGCATTCATAGAAAAAAGAGTAGGACTGTGCACTGTCACACCCTAAACTTTGTCCATGGATTGGAATACAGTAAACTTCCGCCATCCACGATCTTCATAATCCTCAACTACCCGCTATACCTGAACGAAACTGACCGTTTTCACACAGATTAAGAACACATTTTCTGGAATCTGCATCATGAATTCCAAGGGATTCTTTTTATTAACAACCATATCAAGTTAAACGTATGCCTTGTTTGCAATCATCAGATGAAGCCGTAGCTTGAATATGTTATTATTTAAGAGAAAGGCGGAAGATTGGAAATAGGTGATTGGTTTGACAAATACAAAGAATCGATCATGTTGTCGTATCATAACGCATTTCGTCTATTGCTGCACTTAAAAAATGTGATTTCGCATCTCAACAATTGACAAATGAAGACGAATAAATGAAGAAGTGTTTAGGGATTCGATTGTGAAAAAATATGAGATTTTAGAAGATCAACTTTGGAAGCTTTTATCAAAAATTTTTAAGTCATCCGGACCTGAACTAAAAAGTCCGCGGGAATGTTATCGTCAAGCTTTTAAGGAAGGGTGGATTGAAAATATTGATGTATGGAACGATATGTTGAGTTCGCGAAATGCAACTACACATGTGTATAACCAAGAAGATTATGAGGAATTAAAAAATAAAATCGTAAATGAATATTTTCATCAAATCGAAGCGTTGCTAAAAAAATAAAAGAAGAAATGATTGATAGCGATGTATGGAATTAATAAAAAAGTATTTGAATCGTATTAAAAAGATATGCTCCAGGACTTTTAACAGGTATTTTATTAAATATTCCTATTAACAGTTTCATTCTTTATCAATTTTTTCAAAGGAACGAATTAACATTTAAAGAATTAACTTTATCAATACTCATAGTAGGAGGGGCATTATTAAGTTTTATCCCTGTTTTATTCAAAATAGGAAAACTGTTACCAAATTAGAATAAGCACCTAGTATACCCCGAAGTATGTCAAAGGATGTTAGAATATGAGAAAAAGAGAGTCCGTATTTCTAAATAAATCAATGGACTCTCTTTTGTTAGTATCTTGATTTTTCCTCTAAACTACTCTTTTTTGAATTTCAGTCAAAGTGGTTCGAAGGGGCGTTAGCCGACATACTTTTGCAAAATTCGGTCGATGGAAAAACCGTAAGCTTCTCCAAACAAATTGAGATGAACAAGCAAATAATATAATTGATATAGTTCTTTTCTTTCCTTATATTCTGGTGATAGCGGTTGAATATCATTATAGGCATCATAAAATAATGGTGGAAATCCACCAAATAATTCTGTAAAGGCGATTTCAAATTCATAATGGCCATAAAACACAGACGGATCAATAAGGTAAGGGATTCCTTTATCACCGACGATCCAATTCCCTCCCCAAAGGTCGCCATGCAGTAAAGAAGGGCGACATAGCTTCGGAAGCCAGCGGTCTAGGGAAACTAACAATTTATCTAGTTTTTGTCGTCGGACTATTGGCATTTTACTTTGCTGTTCGGCTAATTGAATTTGGGGGAGGAGGCGGCAGTTTACAAAATAATCTATCCAATTTTCATATAATCCATTTGCTTGTGGCAGCCGACCGATATAATTGTCATGTGCTAAACCAAAATGCTGCCCATAACATTGGTGGAGTTTAGCAACTGCTTGTCCAAGCCACATTGATGTTTGGTTTGTTTTTTCTCCTTCAATCCATTCAAGCAGCAACAAGCCATATGCCCCGCTTTTTTCTTCCATGACGTAATAGACTTTTGGAACTTTCACGACATTCGTTTTTTGAAGCAATTCAAGACCAACGGCTTCACTTTTGAAAAAGCGCGGAGGGTTGTTTTCGTTTACTTTGACAAAATACGGCCGCTTTTCACTTTTTACATAGTATGCTGAATTTATATCTCCCCCAGTTATGCGTTTGCAATCGATGATAGCTGTATCGTCACCAATTTCGTTCAGCACTTTTGGTAAAGTGGCTACAATGTCCATGTTTTCATTCCTCCACTTTTAATTGTTCATCTATTTCCCTTAAAACATCACCAATTTTTCGGTGATGAATAACGACATCTGCCCATTCATCCAATTCCGTCGGTTCCATATTGATTATGACGAACTTGGAACCATTTCGTTTTGCCAAAAGCGGCAGCTGATTGGCAGGAGATACTTGTAATGAAGAGCCTAAAACGATCAACAATTCCGCTTTTTGTGCTACTGACCATGCTTGCTCGATCGCATCGGTTGGCAGCGATTCCCCAAATAAGACAACGGATGGCCGCAAAAAACCGCCACACGTACAATGAAATTGTTCATGTATGTATAAATCGCTATCGTACACTTGATGACAACGTTGACAATGTATCGTTCTTAACGATCCGTGAAGCTCGATCACGTTTTCACTTCCTGCTTGCTTGTGAAATCCGTCTACATTTTGCGTAACGATGTTTTGAACGATTCCTCGTTTTTGCCACTTCGCTAGAATCATATGTCCTAGATGCGGTTTGCATTCGTGAAGCGTACGAATCCGATACTGATAAAAGGAAATAAAATCGTCCCGATTGTGCTTAAGTGCAAATGTACTTGCTAGCTGTTGAGGATTTTTCTTGCTCCATAGTCCAGCCTTAGCCGAACGAAAATCAGGAAGTCCGCTTTCTGTAGACATGCCAGCTCCTGTTAGCACCACCGTATATTGAGACACCTTTAACCATTTCGTTAACATGTTTCCACCTTCCTCACGTGTTTCCAAAGTGAATGGGGATTTTTTATAGAATAACATAGGTCTGTTCATGAACCAATTGGATGTTGTGAAATCTATTGAAGCAAAAGAGAAGTTTCACCGATGACAAATATTACTTTCCATGGATACTTCGCTGGCCATTAGGAAGTTGTAGAATTTTGGAAAAAACATATGGAATTTGTAGTATAATAAAAAAATGAATGATCGTGGATGAGGAGTGAAAGATATGATAAAGGTTGTAAATGGGGATATTACTACACTTCAAAATGTTTCTTATATTTGTAACGCAGCAAATGGAATCGGTCCGATGGGAGGGGGAGTAGCCGCTGCGATTCGAAAAGCGGGCGGTCGAGAAATTGAAGAAGAAGCAATCAGCGTTTGCAAAGAACAAAATCCAATGCCTGGCAACCTTTATGTCACAAATGCAGGAGCCCTTCCATTCAAAGGGATTATTCATTTAGTGACAATGAAAGAACCTGCTGGGAAAACCTCTTATGATATTGTCAAAAAGTGCTTGCAACATTTAGTTCTCTACTGCCAAGAAAACGGGATTCATAAGGTAGCACTCCCAGCTTTAGGAACCGGAGTAGGAAAATTAAATAAAGAACAAGTTGCTGTGATTTATAAAGAAATTTTAGAGCCGGTGAATGACATTGAATTTCTAGTCGTGGATATCGATCAAGAATTTATTCAAAGTTTTAATAAATGCTGATGTGCATAGAATTGAAGATTAAAGAAGATATTTTCGGTTGTTGTGAAAAAATCAAAACTAAGCATTTGTTACTTGTTTTGCTTATGATCCCTTGGACAGCAAATCGGGTTATTGTTCAATTAACAGAAAACGTTTAAAACATGTTCAGGACATTTTTAACTCGTTTCATTTCTTTTTTGTTATCAAACAATTCTTCCACGAGAATTTTTTGACCGTTTGCTACATCCGTGATTTGTTTGTCCATCTGCTCGATCTTTTTTTCGACTTTCTCAAATCGTTGATTAATTTGTACAAGCTGTTGATCAATTTGTTCAAAACGATGATCAATTTGCTCAAAACGACGGTCGATTTGTTCGAAGCGAAGATTCGTTTCTTTTGTATGATTTTTTAGCTGATCTGCCAGTTCTTTAATTGCTTGTAAAATCATTTCATTTGAAATATTTGACATGGGTATGCCCCTTTCTTCATTTTATAATTCGCTATCATTATAACATCAAAACATGTGCTTAGCACGTTCTAATTCGACGGAATACGATAAAAAAATAGGAGAAAAAGCCGATTATCGTAAACATATCATTTCTTTTCAAACTATTGATTTTCCTCTTTATTCCTCTAAAAAAAGAAGTCAAATTTATCTCAAAAATACTTTTTACTTTCACCTAAGCAGCCTTTTTTAAAAATATGTTGACTTATGAGTCGAATTTTCTATATAATGGTATTGACTGATCAGTCAACTATTATGATCCGTCCCAAAGGAGGGAAAGTATGAAAATTGTTGATCTTAAAAATTTGACTAAGAGTTATAAAAAGAATCGGGGAATTGTAAACCTTACATTTTCCATTGAAGAAGGGGAAATTTTTGGTTTTATCGGTCCAAATGGAGCAGGAAAAAGTACAACGATTCGAACGCTTTTAAATTTCATTTATCCGACTAGCGGAAGTGCAACAATTTTTGGAAAGGATATTGTCAAACACTCAAAAGAAATTAGACAACACGTGGGCTATTTGCCGTCTGAGATCCATTATTACGATGATATGAAGGTAATCGATTTATTAAAATACTCAGCTCACTTCTATAAAAAATTTGATGCAAAAAGAATGAATGACTTGGCGGAACGGCTTAATCTAGACCTTAATCGAAAAATTGAGGATCTTTCATTTGGAAACCGAAAAAAGGTTGGAATTGTCCAGGCGCTTTTGCATGAGCCTAAACTCCTTATATTGGATGAGCCGACTAGCGGACTCGATCCACTAATGCAAAACATCTTCTTCGAGCTTCTAACAGAGGAAAGAGAGAACGGTACAACCATTATTTTCTCTTCCCATATTCTTTCTGAAGTGCAAAAGATGTGTGATCGGGTCGCCATTATTAAAGAAGGGGAGCTTGTAAAAGTAGAAACGATTGAAAATCTAACGAAGAACAATTTGAAAAATATTACCATAACATTTGAACAATCAGATCGAATTGATTTCTATCTAGAGGGGATTGTCAAAAAAGAAATAAACGGCAACGAAATGACGCTGCTTTACAGCGGGAAAATGAAGGACCTTCTAAATCAAATAAATACCTTGCCGGTTCAGGATCTATTAATCGAAGAGCCGACTCTCGAAGAAATATTTATTCATTATTATGAAAAGTGAGAGAGGGATCAAAAATGATTTTCAAAAGAGAGTTTAAGCGAAATTTAAAATCATTGATCATATGGAGCATCGTACTCACTGGTCTTATTTTATTGACATTAAGTATTTTTCCTCAATTTGCAGAGCAGCAAAAATCGATGGAAAAGCTGCTTGAGGTTTATCCGGATTCAATTAAAAAAGCGTTTGGCATGAATCAATTAAACATGGGAGACTTGCTTGGTTTTTACGGCGTCGAAATCTATATAATGACAACCCTTTTAGGAAGTATTTACGCAGCCATTCTTGCGTCTAATATCTTGGCAAAGGAAGAAAATGAAAAAACGATAGAATTTTTGCTTTCAAAGCCCATTACAAGAAGCCAAATTGTAACAGAAAAGCTTTTAGCCGTTTTCGTAAATGTATTGATTTTGAATGGGGTTTCGACGATTGCAAGCTTAATTGGATTTCAATTTGAAAAAGACCCTGATGTTCCGACAGAGCCATTTAGTTTACTGATCGTTGCAACAATTTTGCTTCATTTGACATTTGCTGCGATTTCATTTATGTTGTCATCAATCTTGAGAAAAACGAGAAGCATCCTTCCCATCTCACTTGGGATTGTCCTAGCTGCCTACTTTATGAATGTATTGGCAGGGATATCGGAAGACTTAGAATTCCTTAAATATTTTAGTCCGTTTAAATATGTGGATGCTGCCCAAATTATTCAAGATAACGAGCTTAAGTCCCTCTATATCTTTATTATGGCTTCCGTCATTTTAATTAGTATTATAACTTCTTATATTGTATACAGAAAGAAAGATTTGGCAGTGTGATATAAAAATAAGAGGTGTTGCAATTGTATTCAGCTTTTGAAAAGCAGCCACAAGAAAAAAAAGACCTGATAATCAAAGTGTCCATTGACGAATTTGTGAAAAATGGTTATGAAAAAGCCTCTACAGATGTCATAACGAGTCGGGCTGGAATTTCCAAAGGGATCCTTTTCCATTATTTTAAGAGCAAGAAAAACCTATACCTTTATTTAGTGAATTATGTGAAGGATCTTTTAACGGAAAAAACAATGGATGAGTTAAGGAAAATTCAATCTGATGATTTTTTTGAAAGGATTCAAGAAATCGTACTGGCAAAACAACGAGTAACGGCTCTATATTTCCAAGAAACTCAGTTTATCGCAGATGCCTTTACAAATCCACCTGTGGCGGTAAAGAAGGAAATGGAAGAAATAATAAAGAAACACAACGAAACTTATCAAGAAGATTTCATGCTGGAGCATGTTTATATTAAAGATCTTATCCACACGGAAAAACTAAGAGATGATATTTCGGTTGATACCGTTATCCGCATGACGATGTTTATCGTTGAACAGCTATCTAATAAATATTTTGTTCTATACAAAAATAAGCAATTTGATCTCAAAGATCATACGGAGCCTTTGATAAGAGAACTAAATGATTATCTGAAGATTGTGAAGTATGGAATTTATAAACAAGAATAAATCTCCTTGTCCCCGCGGCAAGTAGCTGCGGGATTTTTATATATTTGTAGTAGTAGAAGAAGTTGCTCGAAAACAAAAAAGAATGAATGAAACGATTACATTCTAGCAGTTTATCCTTATTTATTTTATAAATACAAGTTGCATAAGTCATTATCATTATAACTCGTTTCGCCTCATAACTAGTGACACAAGAGTGCGTCTAGGAAAGCCATCGATTATCCGCACGATATTCTTTTTTTTCTTTTGGAAAAGTAACTTGCAATATTTCATGCAATATTTTCTCCCATATAAAAAACTGCACCTGAATTGGTGCAGTTTTTTATATGATCATTGATAATAGATCGGAGCATTCGGCCCAAGGGGTAGACCTAATAACATCCAGAGGATTAAAACGATCACCCACACTATGGAAAAGGCAATGGTATAAGGGAGCATTGTCGATACTAATGTTCCAATCCCTACTCGTTTATCATACTTTTGAGCAAAAGCGATCACAATAGCGAAATATGGCATTAATGGTGAAATAATATTCGTCGTTGAATCCGCAATGCGGTATAACGTTTGCGTAAATTCAGGCGAATAGCCAAAATTCATCATGATCGGAACGAATACAGGTGCCATAATCGCCCATTTTGCAGATGCGCTTCCGATAAATAAGTTAATAAACCCAGTGACAACCATGAACGCAATCACCAAAGGAATCCCAGTTAATCCAATGTTTTCTAAAAAGTCAGCACCGGCTATGGCTAAAATTTTCCCGATATTTGTATGGTTAAAGTAAGCGACAAATTGACCAGCAGCAAAAGCTAATACAATGTACATTCCCATTGTCGCCATCGTATCTCCTAATTGATTCGCTACATCTTTATCACTTTTAACTTTCTTTGTGACTATGCCATATACAAGTCCAGGGATAAAAAAGAAAATTAATAATACTGGAACTAAATTTTTTAAAAACGGAGAGTCAATAAACTTCCCGTCTCCTCCAAGTGGTCCAAACCCTGGTATAGCTAACATCACTAAGAATACAGAAGTAATGATGATTGAAATAAATGCCGCCCATAACCCTTTCTTTTCAATTGGATTTAAGTACTCGACATCTTCTTTCAAGCCGCCTTCATATTTACCTAAACGAGGTTCAATAATTTTTTCTGTTACAAGTGTCCCAACAATCGTCAATATGAAAACCGAAACGATCATAAAATAGTAGTTCATCGCATAGTTCATTTGTTCTGCATATGCTGGATCGATAATTTTGGCTGATTCAATCGTTAGTCCTCCTAAGAGTGGGTCTAAGGACGTTAACAGAAGGTTTGCACTAAACCCTCCAGAAACACCGGCAAATGCCGCAGCTAAGCCCGCTAACGGATGACGTCCAAGACCAGCAAATAAGACAGCCCCTAAAGGAGTTAACACAACATAGCCTGCATCAGCGGCCATACTGGACATCACACCGCCAAAGACAAGTGCAGCTGTAATTAACTGTTTCGGTACAGATGTTACAAGAGCTCTTAACGCTG contains:
- a CDS encoding hypothetical protein (product_source=Hypo-rule applied; transmembrane_helix_parts=Outside_1_14,TMhelix_15_37,Inside_38_40); its protein translation is MDGIIPLREGVMPMTVFEALMFAIAFTSLIVSILSYNQKK
- a CDS encoding molybdopterin biosynthesis enzyme (product_source=COG0303; cath_funfam=2.170.190.11; cog=COG0303; pfam=PF03453; superfamily=63882), with product MLYIPNSSPIPFEEAQRLILSAIRPLPVITIPLSKALGYYLAETVRADHDVPIFDRSTVDGYALRAEDVINASASNPVKLKVLEDIPTGHLPQQKITQGTASRIMRGAPIPEGANAVVMVEKTENAAEDSESVLVYQSVKIGDAIAKKGQDVEEERDVLTKGTLLGPIELGLLRYIRDCICSGLCEA
- a CDS encoding nucleotidyltransferase substrate binding protein (TIGR01987 family) (product_source=TIGR01987; cath_funfam=1.20.120.580; pfam=PF08780; superfamily=81593; tigrfam=TIGR01987), whose product is MKKYEILEDQLWKLLSKIFKSSGPELKSPRECYRQAFKEGWIENIDVWNDMLSSRNATTHVYNQEDYEELKNKIVNEYFHQIEALLKK
- a CDS encoding molybdopterin biosynthesis enzyme (product_source=COG0303; cath_funfam=3.40.980.10; cog=COG0303; pfam=PF00994; smart=SM00852; superfamily=53218); the encoded protein is MLEILQQVHILVTSGGVSIGEYDYLGKVFEKIIAKVIFWKTLARPGIPVLCGVWQDKSIFALSGNPTS
- a CDS encoding O-acetyl-ADP-ribose deacetylase (regulator of RNase III) (product_source=COG2110; cath_funfam=3.40.220.10; cog=COG2110; pfam=PF01661; smart=SM00506; superfamily=52949); this translates as MIKVVNGDITTLQNVSYICNAANGIGPMGGGVAAAIRKAGGREIEEEAISVCKEQNPMPGNLYVTNAGALPFKGIIHLVTMKEPAGKTSYDIVKKCLQHLVLYCQENGIHKVALPALGTGVGKLNKEQVAVIYKEILEPVNDIEFLVVDIDQEFIQSFNKC
- a CDS encoding hypothetical protein (product_source=Hypo-rule applied), with the translated sequence MCIELKIKEDIFGCCEKIKTKHLLLVLLMIPWTANRVIVQLTENV
- a CDS encoding chromosome segregation ATPase (product_source=COG1196; cath_funfam=3.40.1810.10; cog=COG1196; superfamily=57997) produces the protein MNEKILEQILIELRGIKDEQQKANERLSILENGQQEANQRLSILENGQQKANQRLSNLENIIQELKETTSRIEEKQQIIYEQTGKLSEYHTEVQTQLSEIKDRLQFNTHKITETELEIFKLKKQ
- a CDS encoding molybdopterin biosynthesis enzyme (product_source=COG0303; cath_funfam=3.40.980.10; cog=COG0303; superfamily=53218), with translation MNLGCFVTFGIASVPVYAKPKVVILSTGSELLNVDEPIVLGKLRDSNGVMLAGQVSQVGGEPQFISVLPRTK
- a CDS encoding fructosamine-3-kinase (product_source=COG3001; cath_funfam=3.30.200.20,3.90.1200.10; cog=COG3001; pfam=PF03881; superfamily=56112); protein product: MDIVATLPKVLNEIGDDTAIIDCKRITGGDINSAYYVKSEKRPYFVKVNENNPPRFFKSEAVGLELLQKTNVVKVPKVYYVMEEKSGAYGLLLLEWIEGEKTNQTSMWLGQAVAKLHQCYGQHFGLAHDNYIGRLPQANGLYENWIDYFVNCRLLPQIQLAEQQSKMPIVRRQKLDKLLVSLDRWLPKLCRPSLLHGDLWGGNWIVGDKGIPYLIDPSVFYGHYEFEIAFTELFGGFPPLFYDAYNDIQPLSPEYKERKELYQLYYLLVHLNLFGEAYGFSIDRILQKYVG
- a CDS encoding molybdenum cofactor cytidylyltransferase (product_source=KO:K07141; cath_funfam=3.90.550.10; cog=COG2068; ko=KO:K07141; pfam=PF12804; superfamily=53448), which produces MKKVGAIILAAGMSKRMGKPKLLLSLGGKPLFRYSVNTVAAVGLKPIVLVGGKHIEELRKHTSDLTEIEIIENREYESGMASSLKAGIQALKGRTDAVFVFLADQPFVPPIVITKLLESYDQYRKEGVRIFRPKYNNVLGHPVLFDAELFDEFEQIQGDEGGKSILQKHHSSLMAVPFENSEWGFDIDTTEDLLKLKRRTAFVTQCRTPSE
- a CDS encoding NAD-dependent deacetylase (product_source=KO:K12410; cath_funfam=3.40.50.1220; cog=COG0846; ko=KO:K12410; pfam=PF02146; superfamily=52467), with protein sequence MLTKWLKVSQYTVVLTGAGMSTESGLPDFRSAKAGLWSKKNPQQLASTFALKHNRDDFISFYQYRIRTLHECKPHLGHMILAKWQKRGIVQNIVTQNVDGFHKQAGSENVIELHGSLRTIHCQRCHQVYDSDLYIHEQFHCTCGGFLRPSVVLFGESLPTDAIEQAWSVAQKAELLIVLGSSLQVSPANQLPLLAKRNGSKFVIINMEPTELDEWADVVIHHRKIGDVLREIDEQLKVEE